A genomic stretch from Malus domestica chromosome 15, GDT2T_hap1 includes:
- the LOC139192063 gene encoding small GTPase LIP1-like isoform X1: MFWRDRARDNKNQNGGGGPPCGQVRVLVVGDSGVGKTSLVHLIVKGSSIARPPQTVGCTVGVKHTTYGNSGSSSSSIKGDAERDFFIELWDVSGHDRYKECRSLFYSQINGVIFVHDLSQRRTKTGLQKWAAEIAATGTFSAPLGSGGPGGLPVPYIVIGNKADIAAKEGTRGSSGNLVDVARQWVEKQGLLPSSEELPLTESFPGAGGFIAAAKEARYDKEAVMKFFRTLIRRRYFSDDLPAQNPWSSSPVQGPAQTVDENWSDEDHSYRNASLRADPYKYNMLPPLPAQRNLTPPPTLYPQQPVLVSENYSLPRFSHTSYSEISSAARSKRSNINV, translated from the exons ATGTTCTGGAGGGACCGTGCGAGGGACAACAAAAACCAAAACGGTGGCGGCGGTCCGCCTTGTGGCCAGGTTCGAGTGCTCGTTGTTGGCGACTCTg GTGTTGGAAAAACTTCTCTTGTTCATCTGATTGTCAAGGGTTCTTCCATCGCACGTCCTCCTCAGACAGTAGGGTGTACAGTAGGTGTAAAG CATACTACGTACGGAAACTCGGGTAGCTCGTCAAGCAGCATTAAGGGTGACGCTGAGAGAGATTTCTTTATTGAACTCTGGGATGTGTCTGGACATGATAGATACAAAGAATGCCGGTCTCTTTTTTATTCCCAAATTAATG GTGTAATCTTTGTTCATGATCTCTCCCAGAGAAGGACAAAAACTGGCTTACAGAAGTGGGCAGCTGAGATTGCTGCAACTGGGACATTTTCAGCTCCACTAGGATCTGGAGGTCCTGGTGGCCTTCCTGTCCCGTATATTGTTATAGGTAACAAAGCTGATATTGCTGCAAAAGAGGGTACAAGGGGGAGCAGTGGAAATCTTGTTGATGTAGCTCGGCAGTGGGTTGAGAAACAAGGTTTGCTTCCATCCAGTGAGGAACTTCCACTGACTGAGAGCTTCCCTGGTGCTGGAGGCTTTATTGCG GCTGCCAAAGAAGCAAGATATGACAAGGAAGCTGTGATGAAATTTTTCCGTACG TTGATCAGAAGAAGATATTTTTCCGATGATTTACCTGCACAGAATCCATGGTCTAGTTCACCAGTACAAGGACCTGCACAGACTGTAGATGAAAATTGGAGTGACGAGGATCATTCCTACAGGAATGCCAG CTTGCGTGCTGACCCTTACAAGTACAACATGCTCCCTCCTCTTCCAGCGCAACGCAATCTGACGCCACCTCCCACCCTTTATCCTCAGCAACCAGTTTTGGTTTCTGAAAACTACAGCCTTCCCAGGTTTTCCCATACTAGTTACTCAGAAATCAGCAGTGCAGCCAGATCGAAGCGCTCCAATATTAATGTGTAA
- the LOC139192018 gene encoding anther-specific proline-rich protein APG-like, with protein sequence MAQALGAAPTASPPTATPPTGTLPSAVPVPSPSKTPIVSPTPSPVTAPTPSASPLASTPAFTPSAESPSSPPAPSGPSPNSPPAEALSPSNIKNLLTCKQIEGSRVHDPSKNNMVSGTAAGQSGGYSKLGLSHNSMCSFRDVVVVHRADNSSPESSTLGQEIGLRSGKPATRSARSNSYGSSVAYHTPSSSKGMQFWKLSGCYKCHMIVDSNRCPVPRSTICACFQCGEIFLKIESFEHHHQGIHHAVKCLEC encoded by the coding sequence ATGGCCCAGGCCCTAGGAGCTGCACCCACAGCCTCACCGCCAACCGCCACCCCACCAACCGGTACACTGCCATCAGCTGTACCAGTTCCATCACCCAGCAAAACACCAATCGTGTCACCAACTCCATCACCAGTGACAGCACCAACCCCAAGTGCCTCCCCACTAGCTTCCACACCAGCTTTTACGCCATCTGCTGAGTCTCCGTCGTCCCCACCTGCTCCCTCTGGCCCAAGCCCGAACTCCCCACCGGCTGAGGCTCTTTCTCCAAGTAACATCAAGAACCTCCTGACCTGTAAACAAATAGAAGGGTCGAGAGTACACGACCCATCTAAGAATAATATGGTCAGTGGAACTGCAGCTGGCCAAAGTGGAGGCTACTCGAAGCTGGGGTTGTCCCACAATTCCATGTGCAGCTTCAGAGATGTCGTTGTCGTTCACAGAGCTGACAACTCGTCGCCCGAGAGTAGCACGTTGGGTCAGGAAATCGGGTTGCGGTCTGGGAAACCTGCGACTCGATCAGCTAGATCCAACAGTTATGGTTCCTCTGTTGCTTATCATACGCCATCATCGTCCAAAGGAATGCAATTCTGGAAGCTCTCTGGGTGTTACAAATGCCACATGATTGTTGACTCTAACAGGTGCCCAGTTCCTAGGTCTACTATTTGTGCTTGCTTTCAGTGTGGAGAGATCTTCCTGAAGATTGAGAGTTTTGAGCATCACCACCAAGGAATTCACCATGCTGTGAAATGTCTGGAATGTTGA
- the LOC139192063 gene encoding small GTPase LIP1-like isoform X2: protein MECFDAYSIMEWFYMRVGKTSLVHLIVKGSSIARPPQTVGCTVGVKHTTYGNSGSSSSSIKGDAERDFFIELWDVSGHDRYKECRSLFYSQINGVIFVHDLSQRRTKTGLQKWAAEIAATGTFSAPLGSGGPGGLPVPYIVIGNKADIAAKEGTRGSSGNLVDVARQWVEKQGLLPSSEELPLTESFPGAGGFIAAAKEARYDKEAVMKFFRTLIRRRYFSDDLPAQNPWSSSPVQGPAQTVDENWSDEDHSYRNASLRADPYKYNMLPPLPAQRNLTPPPTLYPQQPVLVSENYSLPRFSHTSYSEISSAARSKRSNINV from the exons ATGGAATGTTTTGATGCTTACTCAATCATGGAGTGGTTCTATATGC GTGTTGGAAAAACTTCTCTTGTTCATCTGATTGTCAAGGGTTCTTCCATCGCACGTCCTCCTCAGACAGTAGGGTGTACAGTAGGTGTAAAG CATACTACGTACGGAAACTCGGGTAGCTCGTCAAGCAGCATTAAGGGTGACGCTGAGAGAGATTTCTTTATTGAACTCTGGGATGTGTCTGGACATGATAGATACAAAGAATGCCGGTCTCTTTTTTATTCCCAAATTAATG GTGTAATCTTTGTTCATGATCTCTCCCAGAGAAGGACAAAAACTGGCTTACAGAAGTGGGCAGCTGAGATTGCTGCAACTGGGACATTTTCAGCTCCACTAGGATCTGGAGGTCCTGGTGGCCTTCCTGTCCCGTATATTGTTATAGGTAACAAAGCTGATATTGCTGCAAAAGAGGGTACAAGGGGGAGCAGTGGAAATCTTGTTGATGTAGCTCGGCAGTGGGTTGAGAAACAAGGTTTGCTTCCATCCAGTGAGGAACTTCCACTGACTGAGAGCTTCCCTGGTGCTGGAGGCTTTATTGCG GCTGCCAAAGAAGCAAGATATGACAAGGAAGCTGTGATGAAATTTTTCCGTACG TTGATCAGAAGAAGATATTTTTCCGATGATTTACCTGCACAGAATCCATGGTCTAGTTCACCAGTACAAGGACCTGCACAGACTGTAGATGAAAATTGGAGTGACGAGGATCATTCCTACAGGAATGCCAG CTTGCGTGCTGACCCTTACAAGTACAACATGCTCCCTCCTCTTCCAGCGCAACGCAATCTGACGCCACCTCCCACCCTTTATCCTCAGCAACCAGTTTTGGTTTCTGAAAACTACAGCCTTCCCAGGTTTTCCCATACTAGTTACTCAGAAATCAGCAGTGCAGCCAGATCGAAGCGCTCCAATATTAATGTGTAA